The Bacillota bacterium sequence GCAGGCCCATTTGAAGGAGTGGATTCAAACAGGGGAATTGAAAAAAATCCTGGGAACGGACTACGAGCTTCCACTTATGAAAGCAGTGAAAGGAATTCCGGTCGGTTATCTCAATTATTATTACTTCAGGGACGAACAGCTTAAGAAGTGCATGGAAGCCCCAAAAACACGCGGGGAAATATGTAAGGATATTGAAGATAAATTGCTGCAAATGTACAAAGATCCGGAGCTCAAGGAAAAACCCACCTTACTGGACGAAAGGGGTGGGGCATTATACTCCGAAGCTGCAGTTTCCCTGATAGACGCGATAGAAAACGACAAAAATGATATACATGTGTTAGACATAAAGAATAATGGAACCTACGACTTCATGGATAAGAATGATGTTATAGAAGCAAAGTGCATTGTCGGGAAAAACGGAGCGGTTCCCGTCAAGCTCCGGAACTTCGATAACTATTACATCATCGGCCTGATGAGAGCTGTAAAGGCATACGAAAAGCTGACCGTAAAAGCAGCACTGGAAGGAAATTATGAAACGGCACTTGCCGCTTTGATGGTTCATCCCCTGATAGGCGATTATAACAGGGCAAAAGGTGTGCTTGACGACATGCTGGAAGCAAACAGGGAATACCTCCCGCAGTTTGAAAGGCATCTTTAGCACCGCATAACAAGGTACATAACAATGGGTAACCCGACGGTCAGAAATAGAATCCAATGGTCAGAAATAGATGGTACACTTCGGTTTTTTACCGTACGAAAATAATTCTGTAACGGTATCGATATGCCCAACATTGGAAATGTCGGCAAGTCCGAAATTGTATAATGTCCTGAAGTCAACAGCTCCTGTCAGCATCGAGGTAAATTCCGAAACGTCAAGGACGATTTCGGTATCGAAAGCTCCATTGTCCGATATCCTGGCCCCGCCTTTCTCAAAGATGATTACCGTACTGCCGTTGTTTTCATTGAGAAAACTATCTTTTACGGTGATTTTCAGCTTGATATCAAGGTTGCCGAAGCTATGACAGCCAAGTTCTTTAAAAATACCCTCAACGTTTACTACCCTGTACATTGGTCCAACCGCAGTTTCACACATTTCGTGAAGCAGGTTGCCGAATGCGTCGTTGTTGCCGTTTGAAGGATCCCCTAAAAAAAAGAACATGTCATCCTCCGGTGTATTAATTATAATACGGTTGATCTGATCAGCCTGGGAATTGAAAAAAGTGCAAAGCTCTATCAGTGCTTCCCTTGTATCATATACAAATTCCATAACTACCATGTCATGCATAAAAAAGTAGCCGGGGTGGACCTTCCTGAAGTAGAAAACCACATAGCCCAATATCTTGTCTTCTTTTACATAAGCCACTATAGTATTGTTTTCATTGAACATGTTTTTAATATCCACATCCCTTTTCTCAATCATCCCGTTTGTTCTATCGACATATCTGTTATAGCATTCCAGAAGCGCATCTTTATAATCCTCGTTCACGTATCTTAAATTTTTTTTCGAATCCCCTTTAGGAAAGTATTCGGGCTTTACCCTGAACTGATGCATCCTTGCTGCATATCCAAATCCCATTTTTTTGTAAAACGGTATATTGAAAGGGTAAAGCATCACCATATTTACTCCTCTTTTTCTGTAATGCTTCAGAAAAAAGGAGATTAAATTTTTTGCCACCTTCTCTTTTTTATGTAGAAAATCCGTACATATATATCCTAATGCAGCCAAAGACAAAAGCATCGTGGCAGCGATAAGAAAAGCTGTAATTTTTAATAAACTTTTTATCATATTACTAATGACCCCCTTTTTTATTTGGATTGTATATTGTGGTGCCTCAACAGGCCTAAATTTGATTATATCGTTTTTTGATTGTGTCGTTCAATGTGTTGAATACTATGTTGTGCTTGGCACCACCGGTTCCGGCAGCAGACAGGGTATGCCCATTTTCATCGGACAAATCCGCATGCGTTTTGGTTGTTTCCTGACATATGCCAATGACATACCCTGTTGTTATTTTTGTTATTATTTATACCGTCCGATCTTGCCACATTCAACATGTGTTTGACTTTAATAATTTTCATTATAAACAAGATGAATGCTTTTTTCTTCCGGGATTTCACTGATAATTTACTCTATTTCACGGGGTATACTTTCCTGAAGTCTCTCGGCGTCTTTCCGGTGTATTCCCTAACCTGCATATTAAGCAACACCTTAAGCTCATTACTATCAGTTATCGGTGCCTGGCAAGAAAAATTTCTACATACATATGCAGTAGTTTTTCCTTCTATTTCTTTATAATCTACTATATGAGGAATAATATCTGCAAGTTCTCCGTATTTTTTAGAATAAATCACTATTGAAGTAAGTTGTAATTACAATTCTTTAATGTAACTAAACCGTAAACAATACTTAACTTGATACCCAATTGTAGATATTCTATAATTTTTATATGAAAAGATAATATGCTATATACAAGAATATAAGTGAAAATAAACGAAAAAATAAGCGGGTTTTTAGCAATGGGAGCAGCAAAAGATACTAAGGCAAGGATGCAAAAAAGGATATTGGGTCAGGTAAGAAGAGCGATCCAAGACTACAATATGATTGAAGAAGGAGATAGAATAGCTGTAGGTGTATCAGGAGGAAAGGACAGCCTCACCCTTTTGGTTGCACTGAAATATTTGCAGAATTTCTACCCAAAGAAATTTGAACTGGAGGCAGTAACCCTTACTCTGGGCATAGGTACGGTTGATTTTTCGCCGGTACAAGATTTGTGCAAGAGTCTAGGCATTAATTATACAATCGAGAATACAATTATAGGAAAAATTGTTTTTGAAGCATTAAAAGAGGAAAACCCATGTTCATTATGTTCTAATATGAGGCGGGGCGCCTTTCACAATGCAGCAAAAAAATTGGGCTGCAATAAGGTAGCTCTTGGACACAACAGGGATGATGTTATTGAAACATTAATACTAAGTATGTTTTATGAGGGACGGATACATACCTTTTCTCCCGTTACTTACCTTAGCCGTAAAAATATTTTTGTAATCAGACCTTTAATTTATTCTGAAGAAAAGGATATAAGAAGCTTTATAAAATCACAGGGTATTGTAACAATACCAAGCCCCTGCCAAATAACCAGCACTACAAAGCGTAACTTTATAAAGAATTATCTAATTGAAATGCAAAAAGAAATTCCTATGGTAAAAGACAACATTTTTGGTGCTATTAAGAGATCCTGCATAGAAGGATGGAGTTTACACGGATGGAAAGACTGAAAATGACATGCATGTTATTTAAGTGCATATAATTATAGAGTGGGAGGTACTATGAACATCAAGAAACGTGTATACAATAAGATAAATAAACACTATAAGAATTTAAAACTGGTCTTTATACTGGTATTAATACTGGCTATATGCTTATGCCCATACAATGCAGCAATAGCTCAGCAAACCCAGCAAACATCATCAAACCCGGCACTCGAAATCATTCATGAGTCATCAACCTC is a genomic window containing:
- a CDS encoding 6-phospho-beta-glucosidase encodes the protein MKSLKIAVIGAGSTYTPELINGFVTRKNQIRLSSLALMDINRGKLEIVSGLIRRILKANEMRPEIIITESLEEAIEGANYLICQVRVGGLDARIRDEKIPLKYCLLGQETTGAGGFMKALRTIPVIMNVAKTMERLAPKAWLINFSNPSGIIAEAVLNHTGVKMLGLCNAPIHMIKNVRKLFGGDAKDFDFEFVGLNHLCWITAVYVNDKELLQAHLKEWIQTGELKKILGTDYELPLMKAVKGIPVGYLNYYYFRDEQLKKCMEAPKTRGEICKDIEDKLLQMYKDPELKEKPTLLDERGGALYSEAAVSLIDAIENDKNDIHVLDIKNNGTYDFMDKNDVIEAKCIVGKNGAVPVKLRNFDNYYIIGLMRAVKAYEKLTVKAALEGNYETALAALMVHPLIGDYNRAKGVLDDMLEANREYLPQFERHL
- a CDS encoding tRNA 2-thiocytidine(32) synthetase TtcA, whose product is MQKRILGQVRRAIQDYNMIEEGDRIAVGVSGGKDSLTLLVALKYLQNFYPKKFELEAVTLTLGIGTVDFSPVQDLCKSLGINYTIENTIIGKIVFEALKEENPCSLCSNMRRGAFHNAAKKLGCNKVALGHNRDDVIETLILSMFYEGRIHTFSPVTYLSRKNIFVIRPLIYSEEKDIRSFIKSQGIVTIPSPCQITSTTKRNFIKNYLIEMQKEIPMVKDNIFGAIKRSCIEGWSLHGWKD
- a CDS encoding GNAT family N-acetyltransferase, which produces MIKSLLKITAFLIAATMLLSLAALGYICTDFLHKKEKVAKNLISFFLKHYRKRGVNMVMLYPFNIPFYKKMGFGYAARMHQFRVKPEYFPKGDSKKNLRYVNEDYKDALLECYNRYVDRTNGMIEKRDVDIKNMFNENNTIVAYVKEDKILGYVVFYFRKVHPGYFFMHDMVVMEFVYDTREALIELCTFFNSQADQINRIIINTPEDDMFFFLGDPSNGNNDAFGNLLHEMCETAVGPMYRVVNVEGIFKELGCHSFGNLDIKLKITVKDSFLNENNGSTVIIFEKGGARISDNGAFDTEIVLDVSEFTSMLTGAVDFRTLYNFGLADISNVGHIDTVTELFSYGKKPKCTIYF